The Peribacillus simplex genome contains a region encoding:
- a CDS encoding amidohydrolase: MKADIVFINGEVITVNQKNEVAEALAIKDNRISAVGTNHEIKVFIGEGTNVIDLQGKSLLPGFIDSHIHLILYGVNQLAVSCKAEHIKSVEDLLIDLKKKASTIPKGEWIRAWGFNETAVKEKRYPTIAELDAISKDHPIMVTRTCSHISVVNSRALAIARIDESSGNPTGGIIEKDSAGRFTGKLIETANMMMADRASYSESELLKAVKLASEHFIAAGITSIHEAGAHGPESFRLMQQAIKNKDIRVRIYAMVGSLNNSHEFVNKMVDSGVITGTGDERFKIGPAKLFTDGSSTGPTIATREPYSSDPGNFGILYYKEEEIFQVLGLAHKKGYQITVHAQGDKAIEMYLNCVEKALNESPRKDHRHRIEHAGISSPDLQMRMKELGVIPIPNPPFPYEFGDIYIEHYGNRVNHMYAARDYIDNGILAAGGSDAPVTDHDPLLGIHVAVNRTSRSGTKIGPVQSISVLEAIKLYTWNGAFASFDEDVKGSLEAGKLADLVVLNDSILKVDSQNIKDLKVESTILNGEILYHRGTLVEI, translated from the coding sequence ATGAAAGCTGATATCGTGTTCATAAACGGCGAGGTCATAACCGTAAATCAAAAAAATGAAGTCGCAGAAGCCCTGGCAATTAAAGATAATCGTATCTCGGCAGTCGGTACGAATCATGAAATCAAGGTATTTATCGGAGAAGGAACAAATGTGATTGATTTGCAGGGGAAGTCATTACTTCCCGGGTTTATCGATTCTCATATTCATCTTATATTGTACGGTGTCAATCAATTGGCAGTAAGTTGTAAAGCTGAACATATCAAATCTGTAGAAGATTTATTGATCGATCTGAAGAAGAAAGCTTCGACGATCCCTAAAGGTGAGTGGATCCGCGCTTGGGGCTTCAATGAAACCGCCGTGAAAGAAAAACGTTATCCTACAATAGCGGAGTTGGATGCTATTTCAAAAGACCATCCCATCATGGTAACCCGTACATGCAGCCATATAAGTGTGGTGAATAGCAGGGCGTTAGCGATTGCCCGAATTGATGAGAGCTCAGGGAATCCGACTGGAGGGATCATTGAAAAGGATAGCGCGGGTAGGTTTACAGGCAAACTCATTGAAACTGCAAATATGATGATGGCCGATAGAGCAAGTTATTCAGAAAGTGAACTGTTGAAAGCAGTGAAATTAGCGTCGGAGCATTTCATCGCAGCAGGCATAACAAGCATTCATGAAGCTGGTGCCCATGGTCCTGAAAGTTTCCGTTTAATGCAGCAGGCCATAAAAAATAAGGATATTCGTGTCCGTATTTATGCGATGGTCGGTTCATTGAATAATTCTCATGAATTTGTAAATAAAATGGTGGATTCAGGAGTCATAACCGGAACAGGGGACGAAAGATTCAAAATCGGACCAGCTAAATTGTTTACGGATGGCAGCAGTACCGGTCCGACAATCGCTACCCGTGAGCCTTATTCGAGTGATCCTGGCAATTTTGGCATTCTTTATTATAAGGAAGAGGAGATCTTTCAAGTATTAGGGCTGGCACATAAAAAAGGCTATCAGATCACAGTCCATGCCCAAGGCGACAAAGCGATAGAGATGTATTTGAATTGCGTGGAAAAGGCTTTGAATGAATCGCCCAGAAAAGATCATAGACACAGAATCGAGCATGCTGGAATATCTTCTCCAGATTTACAAATGAGGATGAAAGAACTTGGAGTCATCCCAATCCCCAACCCCCCATTTCCTTATGAATTCGGCGATATATATATTGAACACTACGGCAATAGGGTCAACCACATGTACGCCGCCCGTGATTATATTGATAATGGCATCTTGGCCGCAGGAGGTTCCGATGCTCCCGTAACTGATCACGACCCTTTATTAGGTATACACGTTGCTGTTAATAGAACAAGCAGGTCTGGTACGAAAATAGGTCCGGTTCAATCTATTAGCGTATTGGAAGCCATAAAACTATACACATGGAATGGCGCGTTCGCGAGTTTCGATGAAGATGTCAAAGGCAGCCTGGAGGCAGGCAAGCTGGCCGATCTAGTAGTATTGAATGATAGTATATTGAAAGTGGATTCCCAAAATATCAAGGATTTGAAAGTTGAGTCAACGATTTTGAATGGGGAGATCCTTTATCATAGGGGAACATTAGTAGAAATATAA
- a CDS encoding Zn-dependent hydrolase: MKKQKLLINGERLSRTLEKFADFGRTENNGVTRLSLSEEDRLVRDYFCACCKELGMTIKVDDMGNIYATLAGLENNPPIVMGSHMDTVKKGGRFDGILGVAAGLEVVRTLVENNIQPKIPVMIVNFTNEEGARFEPSMMSSGVLSGKFEKSIMLQKTDSVGTTFESALNAIGYAGDIENRLKEATAFLELHIEQGPILERESLTIGVVECVLGMVCYEIEVTGESDHAGTTPMNMRKDAFFTANTLIMEARQKLGMLEDDLVFTMGRVNVFPNIHTVIPNKVIFSLEARHKDSNVIEKVEEIIESLTTTGSEGGCDIQVKKLWDRDTVWFDKSICNLLEQSSNTLGLPYKRMVSGAGHDAQFIASYIPTAMVFVPSINGKSHCEEELTTWEDCEKGVNVILETVLAIQSP, from the coding sequence ATGAAAAAGCAAAAATTATTAATTAATGGTGAGAGGCTGAGTCGTACGCTCGAGAAATTTGCTGATTTTGGAAGGACAGAAAACAATGGAGTCACACGGCTTTCCCTTTCCGAAGAAGACCGATTGGTCCGTGATTACTTTTGCGCTTGCTGTAAAGAATTGGGTATGACCATTAAGGTTGATGATATGGGGAATATTTACGCTACATTAGCGGGACTTGAAAACAACCCCCCAATTGTGATGGGATCACATATGGATACCGTAAAAAAGGGAGGGCGGTTTGATGGTATCTTGGGAGTAGCTGCAGGCTTGGAAGTCGTGCGGACTCTGGTGGAAAATAATATCCAACCTAAAATTCCGGTAATGATCGTCAATTTTACGAACGAAGAAGGAGCCAGATTCGAACCTTCCATGATGTCTTCGGGAGTTCTTTCAGGTAAATTCGAAAAATCCATCATGCTGCAAAAGACGGATAGTGTCGGAACGACTTTCGAAAGTGCTTTGAATGCCATTGGATATGCAGGGGATATAGAGAATCGTTTAAAAGAAGCGACTGCATTTCTAGAATTGCATATTGAACAAGGTCCGATTCTTGAACGTGAATCACTAACGATCGGTGTCGTTGAATGTGTCCTTGGCATGGTGTGCTATGAGATAGAAGTTACTGGAGAATCCGATCATGCCGGTACCACCCCGATGAATATGAGAAAAGATGCTTTCTTCACTGCGAATACCTTGATTATGGAGGCTCGTCAGAAGCTAGGCATGCTTGAAGACGATTTGGTTTTTACGATGGGAAGGGTAAATGTGTTTCCCAATATCCATACGGTTATTCCTAATAAAGTGATATTTTCGCTAGAAGCGAGACATAAGGATTCAAATGTCATCGAAAAGGTGGAGGAAATCATTGAAAGCCTTACAACTACAGGTTCAGAAGGCGGATGCGACATCCAAGTGAAAAAATTATGGGACAGGGATACCGTTTGGTTCGACAAGTCCATTTGCAATTTGCTAGAGCAATCGAGCAATACATTAGGTCTACCCTATAAGAGAATGGTAAGCGGTGCAGGACATGATGCGCAGTTTATAGCCAGTTATATACCGACTGCCATGGTTTTCGTACCAAGCATCAACGGTAAAAGTCATTGTGAAGAGGAACTTACTACTTGGGAAGATTGTGAAAAAGGAGTCAATGTTATATTGGAAACGGTCCTTGCCATCCAGTCTCCTTAA
- a CDS encoding DUF3311 domain-containing protein encodes MNAIKLLLFIPFIGFLGLLSYANKIEPYILGMPFLLFWVAFWMVMASIILMIVYKFDPDNKGSDSE; translated from the coding sequence TTGAATGCTATTAAGCTATTGCTTTTTATTCCATTTATAGGGTTCTTAGGTTTATTGTCCTATGCAAATAAAATAGAACCGTACATATTGGGGATGCCTTTTTTGTTATTTTGGGTCGCATTTTGGATGGTCATGGCATCGATCATCTTAATGATTGTGTATAAGTTCGATCCTGATAATAAAGGAAGTGATTCTGAATGA
- a CDS encoding sodium:solute symporter family protein, with protein MNISLLIISIFLVLALYLGIKARNGKDMDMEQFAVGGRGFGTFFIFLLIAGEIYTTFTFLGGSGWAYSKGAAAYYVPAYIFLAYVLSYWLVPKIWRYSKRHSIISQPEYFASKYKSRSMGMIVAVLGSLALVPYIVIQLKGLGIIVSEASYGAISPVAASVIGAVVVTTYVMISGIHGSAWTAILKDFMILVVVIFLGIYIPVHYFGGIQPMFETVQAAKPEMLVLADQGLSQSWFVSTVLLNALGFYLLPQTFMVVLSSNGERTLRKNAIALPLYTLLLLFVFFIGFTAIMEIPGLQGADGDLSLLRLAIQTFDPWVIGVIGAAGLLTALVPASVMLMAASVGLTNSFYKVLVPAATESHQLIVSRIIIIGISIIALIVTVTGGEALAILNIMSYSLITQLAPSLFCSLPKTNIINKYGAMAGILAGVLIVLYATIADVKVATFLPDTPHVINDISTGLIALLFNILVTFIVSALTKHISMQQTERNDLDKIS; from the coding sequence ATGAATATATCATTACTCATCATTTCCATCTTCTTGGTTCTGGCACTTTATTTAGGGATAAAAGCAAGAAATGGGAAGGATATGGACATGGAGCAATTTGCCGTAGGGGGCAGGGGCTTCGGAACATTCTTCATTTTTCTCTTGATAGCAGGTGAAATTTATACAACTTTTACATTCCTGGGCGGAAGTGGATGGGCTTACTCAAAAGGTGCCGCTGCTTATTATGTTCCAGCCTATATTTTCTTAGCCTATGTCCTATCATATTGGCTCGTCCCTAAAATATGGAGATATTCAAAACGCCATTCCATCATCTCTCAGCCAGAGTATTTTGCATCTAAATATAAAAGCAGGTCAATGGGGATGATCGTGGCAGTATTGGGAAGCTTAGCCCTAGTGCCGTACATAGTCATACAGCTCAAAGGATTAGGTATCATTGTTTCCGAAGCATCCTATGGAGCAATTTCTCCAGTTGCTGCAAGTGTGATCGGTGCTGTTGTCGTAACTACCTATGTAATGATTTCAGGCATTCATGGATCAGCATGGACAGCCATACTGAAAGATTTCATGATCTTGGTAGTCGTTATCTTTTTAGGCATTTACATTCCAGTTCATTACTTCGGAGGCATACAGCCTATGTTCGAGACCGTGCAAGCTGCTAAACCGGAAATGTTGGTTTTGGCAGATCAGGGATTGAGTCAGTCATGGTTTGTGTCCACCGTTTTGCTGAATGCACTAGGTTTTTATTTGCTGCCACAAACATTCATGGTCGTTTTATCGTCCAATGGGGAAAGGACCCTTCGCAAAAATGCGATTGCGTTACCCTTGTACACATTGTTACTGCTATTCGTTTTTTTCATCGGATTTACAGCCATCATGGAAATCCCGGGTTTGCAAGGAGCTGATGGGGATCTCTCACTTTTAAGGCTGGCGATCCAAACATTCGATCCATGGGTGATAGGGGTTATCGGAGCTGCAGGTTTATTGACGGCCCTAGTACCGGCTTCAGTCATGCTAATGGCTGCATCGGTAGGTCTGACAAATAGCTTTTACAAAGTTCTGGTCCCTGCTGCGACTGAATCACATCAATTGATTGTCTCCAGGATCATCATCATCGGTATCTCAATCATTGCTTTAATTGTAACGGTAACAGGCGGCGAGGCTTTGGCCATCTTGAATATCATGTCATACAGTTTGATTACACAACTGGCACCTTCCTTGTTTTGCAGTTTACCAAAAACCAATATAATCAATAAGTATGGTGCAATGGCAGGGATATTGGCAGGTGTCCTGATTGTTCTATATGCGACAATTGCAGATGTGAAGGTTGCTACATTCCTGCCGGATACCCCACATGTAATTAATGATATCAGTACAGGCCTCATAGCTTTGTTGTTTAATATACTAGTAACATTCATTGTAAGTGCACTGACTAAACATATCTCTATGCAACAGACCGAAAGGAATGATCTGGACAAGATATCCTAA
- a CDS encoding carbon-nitrogen hydrolase family protein: protein MKIKITACQFRVEKVSNFNEFQEQVEDLITQVPENSDYIVFPELLTIGLSAAFGQQDASSVIRIDEYTNQYKDLFSSLSRKRKQVIIAGTHLERRENEYFNIAYIFDKDGSVVEHKKTHIFPAEANWHTSEGDDLEVYSVGPVKIGIAVCYEAEIPEISRILSVNGADIIFCPSYTFTEAGFWRVRHCAHARAIENQVYFVHCPTVGEPGSPLPNGYGRASILSPCDSAWPANGIVAEAIMNEHTIITGTVDMDELYENRTNGAATTFKDRNRRKDMYAKYDPYEG from the coding sequence GTGAAAATTAAAATAACGGCTTGTCAATTTCGAGTGGAAAAAGTGTCAAACTTCAATGAATTTCAGGAACAAGTAGAAGACTTGATCACCCAAGTTCCCGAAAACTCGGATTATATCGTTTTTCCTGAACTGTTAACCATCGGGTTATCAGCGGCCTTTGGACAACAAGATGCTTCGTCCGTTATCAGGATTGATGAATATACCAATCAATACAAAGATCTTTTCAGTTCACTTTCCAGAAAAAGAAAGCAGGTCATCATTGCGGGCACGCATCTGGAACGCCGCGAAAATGAATACTTCAATATCGCATACATTTTTGATAAAGACGGATCGGTCGTTGAGCATAAAAAAACTCATATCTTTCCTGCTGAAGCGAATTGGCATACCTCTGAAGGTGATGATTTGGAAGTTTACTCCGTAGGTCCTGTTAAGATAGGAATAGCGGTATGTTATGAAGCCGAGATACCTGAAATTTCAAGGATATTATCAGTGAATGGGGCCGACATCATTTTTTGCCCATCATACACATTTACAGAGGCTGGTTTTTGGCGAGTTCGCCATTGCGCACATGCGCGTGCAATCGAGAATCAGGTATATTTTGTTCATTGCCCAACTGTTGGTGAACCTGGGTCACCCCTTCCGAACGGATACGGCCGTGCCAGTATACTTAGTCCCTGTGACAGCGCTTGGCCAGCAAATGGAATAGTAGCAGAGGCGATAATGAATGAACATACAATCATTACCGGTACGGTCGATATGGACGAATTATATGAGAATCGAACCAATGGTGCGGCGACCACTTTCAAAGATCGTAATCGCCGAAAAGATATGTATGCGAAATATGATCCTTATGAAGGCTGA
- a CDS encoding NlpC/P60 family protein, which translates to MIILKRLTVVVLSLFAFGIFTFSPNEASSREKERIAYVDVAVATLWTEPGLLREIDAPSASNPVDLNAWIGSMNYEDKLWLVGNLETQALYGSKVTILEERGEWVKVAVANQPTPRNDIGYPGWMPKAQLKDGNSFEKQFKRGFALVNAPKAWLYSDSKIRSKFMEVSFDTRLPLLQVKKDKVKVMTPSNGAKWIETQDVSVYQNEKQIPAPTGKDIVESGKGFLGLPYLWAGMSGFGFDCSGFTYTMYHANGITIPRDSSIQAQHGEKVEQENLQPGDLLFFAYDKGKGRVHHVGMYIGDGKMIHSPNSSTHVRIDEIKTSGYGEEYAGARRYID; encoded by the coding sequence GTGATTATTTTGAAAAGGTTAACCGTTGTAGTACTATCTTTATTTGCTTTTGGCATTTTTACATTCAGTCCGAATGAAGCTAGTTCAAGAGAGAAGGAGAGAATTGCCTATGTAGATGTAGCCGTGGCAACTCTTTGGACGGAGCCGGGATTATTAAGGGAAATCGATGCTCCTTCTGCATCGAATCCCGTTGATTTGAATGCCTGGATCGGCTCGATGAATTATGAAGACAAGCTGTGGCTTGTGGGTAACTTGGAAACACAAGCATTATATGGTTCAAAAGTGACGATTTTAGAAGAACGGGGTGAATGGGTGAAAGTAGCCGTGGCCAACCAACCGACGCCCAGAAATGATATAGGTTATCCAGGATGGATGCCAAAAGCACAATTAAAAGATGGAAATTCTTTTGAGAAGCAATTTAAACGAGGATTTGCCCTTGTAAATGCCCCGAAGGCTTGGCTTTATTCGGATTCTAAGATTCGGTCCAAATTCATGGAGGTCAGCTTCGATACCCGCCTACCGCTATTGCAGGTTAAAAAGGATAAAGTGAAGGTGATGACACCGAGTAATGGAGCAAAGTGGATAGAAACGCAGGATGTTTCCGTCTATCAAAATGAAAAGCAAATACCAGCTCCAACCGGTAAGGACATCGTTGAATCAGGAAAAGGGTTTTTAGGACTTCCTTACCTCTGGGCCGGAATGTCCGGTTTTGGATTTGACTGTTCTGGATTTACCTATACAATGTACCATGCTAATGGAATAACGATCCCAAGGGACTCTTCCATTCAGGCACAACATGGAGAAAAGGTGGAGCAAGAAAACCTTCAACCAGGTGATTTACTATTTTTTGCCTATGATAAAGGGAAGGGAAGGGTGCATCATGTCGGAATGTATATAGGTGATGGCAAAATGATCCATTCTCCTAACAGCTCTACACATGTAAGGATAGATGAAATAAAAACATCGGGATACGGAGAGGAATATGCGGGAGCAAGAAGATATATCGATTGA
- a CDS encoding S9 family peptidase, whose protein sequence is MITFPKPDVEQFLRTFSIADFAVSPDEKHLVFSTNLSGKYNLWGMDLPNSFPYPLTSIDQSCQELIYDKKSRFIIAGFDQDGNENTQFYGVPLNGGTMKEIVHHENTRNFMPKLSNDSKKLYYTTSRGNPTFLNSYCLDLESGQEKLVLKGKDAATYLFGFSPDEETLLYYKHFANTYTLLYAKKGNEDILLTPPSEKQHTVNDGVFVSDSMIYLLTDYDSDFTYLASYNLETNKFSKVKELENESFTAIKYSKENQLLYITSQKGVEDQLYEFNLQNEDWRNIPVPCSVINKLEVAASGTLYLFGMSATRPHNIYKKTGDEWVSLTKYTVPGVDSDDLVEPDIITYPSFDGLEIESLFFRAKRENDNGEVIFWPHGGPQAAERKSFRASFQFFLNHGYSIFAPNFRGSTGYGLEFTKMVEGDWGNGPRLDNVAGLDWLINQGHAQKGNILLMGGSFGGYMALLLHGRHADYFKAVVDIFGPSNLFSFINSVPEEWKPVMDQWVGNPENDKEKLIEYSPITYLESMIKPMLVIQGANDPRVVQSESDQIVRALKDKGRDVDYMLLEDEGHGFSKKENEIAVYQKILTFLKRFTAVTEKV, encoded by the coding sequence ATGATCACTTTTCCCAAACCTGATGTTGAGCAATTTTTACGAACCTTTTCCATTGCTGATTTTGCTGTAAGTCCAGATGAAAAACATCTGGTTTTCAGTACCAATTTGAGCGGCAAGTATAATTTATGGGGAATGGATTTGCCAAACTCTTTTCCTTATCCGCTTACATCCATTGATCAGAGCTGCCAAGAGCTGATATATGATAAGAAGAGCCGGTTTATAATTGCTGGTTTCGATCAAGACGGTAATGAAAATACCCAGTTTTACGGGGTTCCTTTGAATGGCGGGACAATGAAGGAAATCGTCCATCATGAAAATACACGTAATTTCATGCCAAAATTATCGAATGACAGTAAAAAGCTCTATTACACGACATCCAGAGGAAATCCTACCTTTCTAAATTCCTATTGTTTAGATTTAGAATCAGGACAGGAAAAGCTAGTACTGAAGGGGAAAGACGCAGCTACCTATTTATTTGGCTTCAGCCCAGATGAAGAAACCTTACTTTACTATAAACACTTTGCTAATACATATACCCTTCTCTATGCAAAAAAAGGGAACGAAGATATCCTGCTCACTCCGCCATCCGAGAAACAACACACAGTGAATGATGGTGTTTTTGTTTCGGATTCGATGATATATTTATTGACTGATTATGATTCGGACTTTACTTATTTGGCTTCATACAACCTTGAAACAAATAAATTCAGTAAAGTTAAAGAATTGGAGAATGAGAGTTTTACTGCCATTAAATATAGTAAAGAGAATCAACTATTATATATAACCAGTCAAAAGGGTGTAGAGGATCAATTATATGAATTCAATCTGCAAAATGAAGATTGGAGAAATATCCCCGTGCCGTGCAGCGTCATTAATAAACTTGAGGTTGCTGCATCTGGCACGCTATACTTATTTGGCATGAGCGCAACAAGGCCTCATAATATCTATAAAAAAACAGGTGATGAGTGGGTATCATTAACCAAATATACAGTTCCTGGCGTCGATTCCGATGATTTGGTTGAACCGGACATCATTACATACCCTTCCTTTGATGGCCTGGAGATCGAATCGTTATTTTTTAGGGCAAAAAGGGAAAATGACAATGGTGAAGTCATTTTTTGGCCACATGGAGGTCCTCAAGCGGCAGAACGGAAGTCCTTTAGGGCATCATTTCAATTTTTCCTGAATCACGGTTACAGTATTTTTGCGCCAAACTTCCGCGGTTCTACTGGTTATGGTTTGGAATTCACGAAAATGGTGGAAGGAGATTGGGGAAATGGACCAAGACTTGATAATGTAGCCGGCCTTGATTGGCTCATTAACCAAGGGCATGCACAAAAAGGTAACATTCTATTGATGGGCGGAAGCTTCGGAGGGTATATGGCACTTCTGCTACACGGACGACATGCGGATTATTTTAAAGCGGTTGTCGATATTTTCGGACCATCCAACCTCTTCTCATTTATCAATTCCGTTCCAGAAGAATGGAAGCCAGTCATGGATCAGTGGGTAGGAAATCCGGAAAATGATAAAGAAAAACTAATCGAGTATTCGCCAATCACCTATCTAGAATCCATGATAAAGCCAATGCTTGTCATTCAAGGAGCAAACGATCCCCGTGTCGTCCAATCAGAATCAGATCAAATCGTTCGGGCGTTGAAGGATAAAGGAAGAGATGTCGATTATATGCTTCTGGAAGATGAAGGACATGGATTTTCCAAAAAAGAAAATGAAATTGCCGTCTATCAAAAAATACTCACATTCTTAAAGCGATTCACAGCAGTAACAGAAAAGGTATAA